The Alkalihalobacillus sp. TS-13 genomic interval AAAAGACCAACCTTCGATTGTTATGTCAGACTGCTCCATAACGCGGGTTATATCCAAAAGTTCTTGATCAGACCATGTGGATTGTTTCGCCTCAGCACCTGAAAAACATGCAAGCAAAATCGTCAACGACATTCCGAATAGTATGAATTTTTGTTTCATGAATCCCCACTCCTCTCCTCATTACAATTGTTGCCATGAGAAAGAGGTTCATACATGGAAGATGTAGTCAAGATGCGACAAAGTCTGTCCTCATCCGTCGACAATCTTCATTATGTATTGATCTCTAAAAAATAGGCTCCTTTGTAAATTCACTCCCTTTCCGCGGGCGATTCGTAAGCCTCCGCACTTGCACAGAATCTCAATACAAAAATAAAATTTTTTTCGTGTCTGCGATGAGAACCCTTGGAATCTTTCCTTCTGCTGACTCCGAAGTTCACCACGAGACCACGGACTTATATTCCATGCTATTTTGCAGTTTTGCGCCGAGTAACCGCAGGCGCCGGATGTGGTGGTATTTAGTCGGAATACAATATTATAATCAAATCCTTAAATCGCTACAGGGTCTCGATTGGCTAGCTTTCCCCGCAGGAAGTGTCGTGAATTTAGCACATCCTATGGCAGAAAATTCTCGTCTATTCATTCGTTATTTTTTAGAACAGATATTTCAACTGTGTCGACCAAGACAAATAATTCATGAAAAACGATGTTAAAAGTGACGCAAGTGCGATTGTCAGTAAAATCATCAACAATTGTGCTTGGAAGACCCGCCCACTTTTAATGAACCTTTCAAAATTGAGTGCTTGTAACGCCCACCAGGATACAGCGAGAAAAACGATACTCACGATTATATTCAACAAAGCTTGTGTTCCAAATGGGTGCATAAGACGTTAGACCTCCAATAATTTGCACACCTATATTATTCGACAGGTTTTTCACTTTTCCTTCGGTTATTTTCATCAATCTACAAAATAAACCTTTAGACCTAATTTATCACCTATTTCCCGCGCAATATTCGACATTTCCCCGTATATTCAAGAAAGGTGATGTCCTTATGTGCAGCGCATTTGTCCAGAAACTTTGATGTTTTGTCCAAATAATCCGGATTTTTGTCCAGATAAAGATTTGTCCAGAAAGCTATTTTAAAAGAAGACACCCTTCAAATGGATGCCTTCCTATATATGGTACTTCTACTTTATAAACAGCTCGTTCATATCGAATCCTTGGAAAAACTCGTATGCAGCGCTTGGATAGACACCGAACAAGATGGTGCCGGCTGTACAGATGATCATGACGATCAACAACCCGATCGACGGGCGCATCCGTTCTACTCCGCCTTTACGGAAAAAGATCTGTACGAGGACATTGAAATAATATACGTAAGATACGACCGTCGTGGCGATCATAACAGAGGCCAGTAAATAGTGCCCGGTACCAAGGGAGCTCATGAAGATCCCGAATTTCCCGATGAATCCTGCTGTGAATGGAAGTCCAGCAAGCGACAGAATGAACACGCCCATCATCACCGCTACCCATGGCGCACGTTTATACAGTCCCGCAAACGCCGTGAAGTCTTCTGATTTCTCACGTTCGGTTACGAATTGGATGACAGCGAACGCACCGATATTCATCAATAAATAGGCGAGTAGATAGAACCATGTCATTTTAAAAACGAGCAGCGACAATGAGACGAATGGCACGAGCACATAACCAGCGTGTGCGATACTCGAGTATGCGAACATGCGCTTGATGTTTCGTTGTCTCAAGGCAACCAGATTACCTATAACCATCGTAACACCGGCAATGACTGCGATGTATGGCTGAAGCTCCAGAATGATCGCGTTATGCCAGCCCTGTACAGATAAAAACGTGATCAGGAATACTTTTAAAATCAATGTAAATCCAGCTGACTTCGAAACGACGCTTAAGAAAGTTGTTACAGGAGTCGCAGAGCCCTGGTATACATCAGGGACCCACATGTGGAATGGAGCAGCTGCGATCTTAAACGAAAGCCCGACAAACAGCATGACGAATGACATTATCACAAGGAAAGCGTTTTGTTCAACAACGGGGTTTGTCAAAGCCTCACCAATGTCATACAGATTGGTCGCTCCTGTCAAACCGTAAATATAGCTCATTCCGAAAAGAGTGATCGCAGTGGCGATTCCACCATTGACGACATATTTGAACGCCGCTTCGTTGGAATGGAGATTGGTTTTACGAATCCCCGCTAATACATAGGAAGAAATCGATAATAACTCAAGTCCGACGAACAAGGTGATGAGGTCGGCACTGGACGCCATCATCATCGCACCGAGCAATGCCGTCAGCAAGAGATAGAAGAATTCTCCTCTGAACTCCCATTTCGTTTTCCCTCCATAATCAAGGGCCAACAACAATATCAATCCGGTCGCCACAAGGAACAATAATTTGAATGCGAGCGCGAATGAATCAAAGCGATACGTGTCATATAGGATGCTCGTCGGTTCTGTGCCGATCTGCGTGAGTGAAAAAACGATCGCAATGATCACACCCGCAATCCCTACAAGCGCCAACGGCTTACGGCTCGCCTTATTCGGCATGAACAAATCCATCAACGACAGCAAAGTCGCTACAATCAATATCGTGAATTCAGGGGCCATGATACCCCAGTCATAGCTCAACAATTTTTCTAGTGTCATACAACAGCCCCCCTACCTGCCATCATGGCATTGATCGTAAGTTGCAGCATATCAGATAGGACTGCTGGATAAACTCCAATCAGAACAATCAAAAAGGTCAGTACCAAGGCTGGCACCCATTCCACAAACCGCGCTTCTTTAATCGAAACAAGTGGTTCTTTCGTTTCGCCGAACGTTATCGCTAATACGGCACGCAGCATATAGACCGCTGTCAGGATGATTCCTAGTGCCCCTACTGCTGCTAGCACTGGCATGACTTCGAATAGTCCGAGGAATGCCATGAATTCACTGACAAAGCCGGACATTCCAGGGAGCCCGAGTGACGCGAGACCTCCAGCAAGCAAGAATCCAGCGGTGACCGGCATCACTCTTGCCATTCCACCTAAATGCGTGATCAACGACGTTCCTGTACGTTGGTACATCAAACCGACTAGGAAAAACAGCAACGCTGAGATTAATCCGTGGGAGATGACTTGGAACATCGCCCCTTGGATACCAGCATCGGTCAAGCTTCCGAGTCCGATCAGTACAATCCCCATATGAGAGACACTGGAGTATGCGAGGACCTTTTTAAAATCAATCTGTACGAAGGCGATGAACGCACCGTATAAAAGGTTGATGACTCCGAGTAAAGCGATCCAGAAGGCAATCTTCTCAAACTCCCCTGGAAAGAACCCGATTCCGAACTGATAAAGTCCATAAGCACCGATCTTGAGCAAGATTCCAGAGTGGATCATGACAATCGATGGTGGTGCTTGGACGTGCACTTGCAGCATCCAGGAGTGTAATGGCACGATTGGCAATTTCACGCCTAATGCGACCAATAAGGCAATCAACAGTCCCATCCGGAAGTTTTCTCCCATGTACAACCGCTCAAGCAACTCAGGCGGTTGGCTCAAGAACGCGGATAGACCAGTGAAATTCATTGTTCCTGCCTTCATATAAAGGATGATGAACACGATTAGTAATATCGCAGAACCTAATCCGTTATAGATTAAAAAGCTGTATGCTGCCTTCTCTTTGTCAAGATAACCCCACTTTCCGATCAGGAAGAAGGTTGGTATCAATGTGATTTCGAAAAAGATGAAGAAAAGCAGCAAGTTTTGTGAAGCGAAAACCCCAAGCATGCCGATTTCCAATAGAAGGAACAGCATGAAGTAGCCTTTCGACTGCTCCGTGATCCAGGCGGAGGCTGCTGCAGCAAGTGTCGACACAATCGCTGTCAACAATAAAAGCAGCACGGTCAATCCATTAACACCGAGTTCATAGTT includes:
- a CDS encoding DUF1146 family protein; the encoded protein is MHPFGTQALLNIIVSIVFLAVSWWALQALNFERFIKSGRVFQAQLLMILLTIALASLLTSFFMNYLSWSTQLKYLF
- the nuoN gene encoding NADH-quinone oxidoreductase subunit NuoN; protein product: MTLEKLLSYDWGIMAPEFTILIVATLLSLMDLFMPNKASRKPLALVGIAGVIIAIVFSLTQIGTEPTSILYDTYRFDSFALAFKLLFLVATGLILLLALDYGGKTKWEFRGEFFYLLLTALLGAMMMASSADLITLFVGLELLSISSYVLAGIRKTNLHSNEAAFKYVVNGGIATAITLFGMSYIYGLTGATNLYDIGEALTNPVVEQNAFLVIMSFVMLFVGLSFKIAAAPFHMWVPDVYQGSATPVTTFLSVVSKSAGFTLILKVFLITFLSVQGWHNAIILELQPYIAVIAGVTMVIGNLVALRQRNIKRMFAYSSIAHAGYVLVPFVSLSLLVFKMTWFYLLAYLLMNIGAFAVIQFVTEREKSEDFTAFAGLYKRAPWVAVMMGVFILSLAGLPFTAGFIGKFGIFMSSLGTGHYLLASVMIATTVVSYVYYFNVLVQIFFRKGGVERMRPSIGLLIVMIICTAGTILFGVYPSAAYEFFQGFDMNELFIK
- a CDS encoding NuoM family protein, whose translation is MDSILLSALIFSPIVGILVLLFVPKTEDSAIKWVGFLATLLPLVFAFIVYFGFDSANESLQFIEQYKWINFDLQAMQNGGDFSVNYELGVNGLTVLLLLLTAIVSTLAAAASAWITEQSKGYFMLFLLLEIGMLGVFASQNLLLFFIFFEITLIPTFFLIGKWGYLDKEKAAYSFLIYNGLGSAILLIVFIILYMKAGTMNFTGLSAFLSQPPELLERLYMGENFRMGLLIALLVALGVKLPIVPLHSWMLQVHVQAPPSIVMIHSGILLKIGAYGLYQFGIGFFPGEFEKIAFWIALLGVINLLYGAFIAFVQIDFKKVLAYSSVSHMGIVLIGLGSLTDAGIQGAMFQVISHGLISALLFFLVGLMYQRTGTSLITHLGGMARVMPVTAGFLLAGGLASLGLPGMSGFVSEFMAFLGLFEVMPVLAAVGALGIILTAVYMLRAVLAITFGETKEPLVSIKEARFVEWVPALVLTFLIVLIGVYPAVLSDMLQLTINAMMAGRGAVV